AGGGGATTCGTTCTCGAACCACGACCAGCCAACGGAATCGTCGCGCCTGTCGTCCCACATCGCAGCTTCGAGGCGCCGGCGCAGGAAGGTCTGCGACGGCCAGCTCGGATTGGCCGAGAGGAAGGCGCGGTAGCGCTCGACGCTCGCGCCATTGTCCTCGCTACGGAGGATGATCCATTCCGCGAGCTTTCGCGCAACGGGGTCCGAAATCGAATCTGCGTAACTGCTGGCGTCGCCCGCCTTGCGCTTGCGCACCAGCTCGATGACGTTCTCGAGCGTGTCCTTGTCGGCTTGTGACGTCGACGAGGTCGCAGCGACCGCGGCCGGCATGACCGGCTTGCGCGGCGCGGCGTGCTGGCGGGTCGCAGGTGCCAGCACCGGCGTTGCGACCGGTCTGGCGGAGGCGGGAGCCGGAGCGGAAGGTCTGACGGTGGCCGTCACGGCCGGTGGGGTTTGGGAGGCCGGAGCGTTGGCGGCCGGTCGTGCTTTTGGCGCGGAGGCGGCGGCAGCGGGATTCGGCTTGTCCTTCGCAGCATCCTTGCCGGCAGGTTTCTTCGTCGCATCCTTCGCGGGGGCGGGAGTTGCTCCCTTGGTCGCGCCCTTGGCTGGTTCTTTGCCTGCTTCCTTTTTGCCTGCGTCCTTGGCCGATCCTTTAGCGGCTCCCTTCGCTGCGTCCTTAGCGGGTTGCTTGGTCGCTGGTTGGGCGGCTGGCTTTGCAGCTCCCTTTGCAGTTCCCTTGGTAGCTGGCTTGGCGGGTTCCTTTACGGTGTCCTCGACCGTCTCATTGGACTTCGCCAGGGCGACGCAGCCGATCGACAGGCCAGCCATCAGGCATAGGGCCAGACCGGCGGATCGCCATGCGGCACGAGGAAAGGAGGTCACGGAGGTTCGTCGCCCCGAATCAGTCAATTGGCTCAAGACCTATCTGTACAAGATCTGGCTGTATTTGATTGAATATGCGGACAAAATACCAACAGCCGCCTACCTTCGCCGGGTTTGCACCATCACCGCGGCAAAATCGCGGCTTAAACGGTGCGTCGCACGGATGCGGCCCTTTTACCGGCGGGATAGACCCGATAAGAATGGGGCTTGCTCTAAAATCTCGCCGCGTACGGAGGAAGTCCATGGCAGCCAAGACGAAATTCCGGGGGTCGTTCACCGCCTTGGTCACGCCGTTCAAGAATGGCTCGCTGGACGAGGCGGCGTTCCGCTCCCTGGTCAACTGGCAGATTTCCGAGGGCACCAACGGCCTGGTCCCGGTCGGCACCACCGGCGAGAGCCCGACGCTGAGCCATGACGAGCACAAGAAGGTCGTCGAATGGTGCATCGAGGAGGCCAAGGGCCGCGTGCCCGTGATCGCCGGCGCCGGCTCCAACTCCACCAAGGAAGCCATCGAGCTGGCCCAGCATGCCGAGAAGGCGGGTGCCAACGCCGTGCTGGTGGTGACGCCGTATTACAACAAGCCGACGCAAGAGGGCATGTACCAGCACTTCAAGGCGATCAACGATGCGATTGGGATTCCGATCATCATCTACAACATCCCGCCGCGCTCGGTGATCGACATGTCGGTCGACACCATGAAGCGGCTGTGGGAGCTGAAGAACATCGCGGGCGTCAAGGACGCCACCGCCAGCATGGTGCGCGTGTCGCAGCAGCGCGCGGCGCTCGGCGAAGATTTCAACCAGCTCTCGGGTGAGGACGCCACCATCATCGGCTACATGGCGCATGGTGGCCATGGCTGCATCTCGGTGACCTCGAACGTCGCGCCGCGTCTGTGCGCCGAGTTCCACGCAGCCTGGCAGAAGGGCGACGCCAAGGCGGCGCTCGCGATCCACGACAAGCTGATGCCGCTGCACAACAACCTCTTCATCGAGAGCAATCCGGCCCCGATCAAGTACGCGATGTCGCTGCTCGGTAAATTCGACGAGACGCTGCGGCTGCCGATGGTGCCCGTGTCCGAGCCGACCCGCGCTGCCGTGCGCAGCGCCATGGTGCATGCAGGTCTGATCAACTGAGATTTGGGGATTCGCGCTGGGCAATCCGGTGCGTGACACCGAAGAAAGGGGACGGACATGCTGAAGGAATTTCGCGAATTCGCGATGAAGGGCAACGTCGTCGATCTCGCCGTTGCGGTCATCATCGGCGCCGCTTTCGGCGCCATCGTGACGTCGATGGTCAACGACATCATCATGCCGATCATTGGCGCAGTCACCGGCGGCCTGGATTTCTCCAACTATTTCGTCGGACTCTCCAAAAACGTCACGCAGACCAATCTCGCCGACGCCAAAAAGCAGGGTGCGGTGCTGGCCTATGGCAGCTTCTTCACCTTGGTCATGAACTTTGTCATCGTTGCTTTCGTACTGTTCTTGGTGATCCGCACCATGAACCAGTTCAAGCGCAAGGAAGAGGTCAAGCCCGCGGAACCGCCGAAGCCGTCGGCCGAGGTCGAGCTGCTGACTGAGATCCGCGACCTCCTCAAGAAGTCTTGACGCGCGCGCTTCATCCAAACTGTTAGCGTCTGCACGTATCTCGATCAGGTTTTGCTGCCCGGATTTTGTAGGTCATGGCCGATAAGAACGAACGTCCTATCAAGGTCATGGCGGAAAATCGCAAGGCCCGCTTCAACTATGCGATCGAGGACACGGTCGAGGCGGGCATTGCGCTGACCGGAACCGAGGTGAAGTCGATCCGCAACGGCAAGAGCACGATTGCGGAATCCTACGCCGACTCCAAAGACGGCGAGATCTGGCTGATCAACGCCACCATTCCGGAATACCTCCAGGGCAACCGCTTCAACCACGAGCCCAAGCGGCCGCGGAAGCTGCTGCTGCACCGCCGGCAGATCAACAAGCTGATGGGCGCGGTCGACCGCGAGGGCATGACGCTGATCCCGCTCAAGCTCTACTTCAATGAGCGCGGGCGGGCCAAGGTGCAGCTCGCGGTTGCAAAAGGCAAGAAGCTGCACGATAAGCGCGAGTCCGAGAAGAAGCGCGACTGGAGCCGGGAGAAGGGCCGGCTGATGCGGGCGAGGGGGTAGCGAGATGAATCAGAGAAACCTGCTAGAGGTCGATTGGAGCCAGATTCCCGCACCCGCCGACGACGGCGGCGCCGCGCACCTGACCGGCCTGACGCTGCCCGCGATCAGCCTGCTCGCAACTGACGATACGTCAGTGACGCTGTCGGCGCTCTCCGGTCGCACCGTGGTGTTCGCTTATCCGCGCACCGGCGAGCCCGGCAAGATCGCGCTGGTCGATGATTGGGACCTGATCCCGGGCGCGCGCGGCTGCACGCCGCAGACCTGCGCGTTCCGCGATCTGTTCGCCGAGTTGAAGGCCGCCGGCGCCTCACACGTGTTCGGTCTCTCGACCCAGAGCAACGAATACCAGACCGAGATGGCGTCGCGGCTGCATCTGCCGTTCCCGGTGCTCTCGGACGAGAAATTGGCGCTCACGCGTGCCCTCAATCTGCCGACCATGGAGGTCGCGGGCCTGACGCTGATCAAGCGCCTGGCGTTGATCATCGACGATGCCAAAATCGCGCATGTGTTCTACCCGGTGTTCCCGCCCGACCGGAACGCCGGCGATGTGCTGGACTGGCTGAAGGCCAATCCCGCCAAAGGCTAGTCCAACGCTAGTTGAAGGGCTAATCGAGCTCGGCCTTCACCTTCGCGAACACGCTGCGGAACATGTCCGGCGTCAGCACGCCAGTGTTCGTGTTGTAGCGCGAGCAGTGATAGCTGTCGTAGAGCTTGAACGCGCCGGCCTGGTGCACCGCGCCGTGGCCGAAGGGGGCTTGCGAGGCCTTCAGGTTCAGCGGCTTGAGCACCGTGTCGTGCGCAATCCGTCCGAGCGCGACGATCGCGCGCAGCTTCGGCATCGTCGCGAGGTTCGCCGCGAGAAACTGGCGGCAGGTGTTGATCTCGACCGGCAGCGGCTTGTTCTGCGGCGGAACGCAATGCACGGCATTGGCGATCCGGCAGTCGACCAGCTTCAGGCCGTCGTCGGGCCGGGCCTGATAGGTGCCCTTGGCAAAGCCGTATTCGAGCAGCGTGGCGTAGAGCAGGTCGCCGGCATAGTCGCCGGTGAACGGCCGGCCTGTGCGGTTGGCGCCCTGCATCCCCGGCGCGAGACCGACGATCAGGAGGCGCGCCGTGATGTCGCCGAACGGCGGGACCGGAGCGTTGTGCCACAGCGGCTCGCGCGCGCGGTTCGCCTCGCGAAAGGCGACCAGGCGCGGGCAGACCGGACAGTCACGGTCGGGAACGAGGGTGGGGGCCTGGCGGCTAGACCGGACCGCCTCACTCCTCGAAGTCGTCATCGCCCCTCGGCGCCATCGTGGTCGCGCGCTGGAGGAACTGCGGAGCGTGGTGGCGCGCCTCGCGATCGCGCGGGGCGGGGCGCTCAGACGGGTCGCGGCCAAGCTTGGACTGCAGCTCGACGAGGTCGGTGAAGACGTCGGCCTGGCGGCGCAGCTCGTCGGCGATCATCGGCGGCTGGCTGGCGATGGTGGAGATCACCGTGACCCGCACGCCGCGGCGCTGTACGGCCTCGACCAGCGAGCGGAAGTCACCGTCGCCTGAGAACAGCACCATCTGGTCGATGTGCTCGGCAAGCTCCATGGCATCGACGGCAAGCTCGATGTCCATGTTGCCCTTGACCTTGCGGCGGCCGGAGGCGTCGATGAACTCCTTCGTCGCCTTGGTGACGACGGTGTAGCCGTTATAGTCGAGCCAGTCGATCAGCGGACGGATCGAGGAATACTCCTGATCCTCGATGATCGCTGTGTAGTAGAACGCTCGCAGCAGCGTCCCGCGGCTCTGAAACTCCTTCAGAAGGCGCTTGTAATCGATGTCGAAGCCGAGAGTTTTCGCCGTGGCGTAAAGATTGGCCCCGTCGATGAAGAGCGCGATCTTGTTGGTAGGGGAAGGTGACATTCAGTTTGCTCGCGTAGTGTTCGTGATCATTCGTTTATTGTTGGCGCGGCGGCAGCAAGCCGCGCAGTTCAAAGTCCTGCCGAAACCCGTCGAAACCGCAAATCCGGAGAAGTCGGGGCAATCAAGGTATAGTTATGGCGGACTCTCATACACCCGGCGCTGCCCTCAATGGCAGCCCGGCAAACCACCCACCCCAGCCCTAATGTGGAGGTAGCAGAGGCGTTTGGCGAGGCCAAATTACAAATTTGCCTTGCGAAACCGGTCTGGCCCCTATAACTAGCCCCAATCATCCACATATTTCGTCCCACCCACAACGGAGCGACAGTCTATGGCTCGCGTCACCGTAGAAGATTGTATCGACAAGGTCGACAACCGGTTTGACCTGGTCCTGCTGGCCGCCCACCGTGCCCGCATGATTTCGTCCGGTTCACAACTAACGGTTGACCGCGATAACGACAAGAACCCTGTTGTATCTTTGCGCGAGATTGCCGACGAGACCATCTCGCCGGAAGACCTCCGCGAGGAGCTGGTGCACTCCCTCCAGAAGTTCGTCGAGGTTGACGAGCCCGAGCCGGACACGGTGCCGTTGATCGGTTCCGCCGGCGCCAGCGTCGATGCCGACGATACCGAGGTCGCTGTGGAGCGCATGACCGAAGAGGAGCTCCTGAAGGGCCTCGAAGGCCTCGCGCCGCCGGAAGAGCAGCCCGAGGAGGACGAGTAGTCGTCCTATCGCGATCGTCGACTTCTTGTGATCTTATCAGAGGCCCGAACCCGTGTTCGGGCCTTTGCTTTTGTTGGCGTTTTCGTGGTTACCATAGCGTTGCCGGTTCGTGCCGCGCGCCTGTCACCGAATTGACCGGCCGTGTCCGCGATCAGGGCTTAGGATGTATGCAACGGGCCGTTTCATGGTCCGTTTGAAGGCAGGACGGCATGGTTTATCGACGCCGCGGACCCACGCAGATGCAGGCCGCAACCGAATCGGTTGCCGTAGCCCCGACTGCGCCGGTGGCAAGGCCATCGAAGCCGCGCGCGCGCATGATGCGTCAATATGACCTCGTCGAACGCGTCCGGTCGTACAATCCGAACACCAACGAAGACCTGCTGAACCGCGCCTATGTCTACGCCATGAAGGCGCACGGCTCGCAGACCCGCGCCTCCGGCGATCCGTATTTCTCGCACCCGCTGGAAGTGGCAGCGATTCTCACCGACTTGAAGCTCGACGACGCGACCATCGTCGCCGCGCTGCTGCACGACACGATCGAGGACACCGAGGCGACGCGGGCGGAGATCGACCAGCTGTTCGGCCCCGAGATCGGTGCGCTGGTCGAGGGCCTGACCAAGCTGAAGCGGCTCGAGCTGGTGTCGCGCGAGGCCAAGCAGGCCGAGAACCTGCGCAAATTGTTGCTG
This portion of the Bradyrhizobium diazoefficiens genome encodes:
- the dapA gene encoding 4-hydroxy-tetrahydrodipicolinate synthase, with product MAAKTKFRGSFTALVTPFKNGSLDEAAFRSLVNWQISEGTNGLVPVGTTGESPTLSHDEHKKVVEWCIEEAKGRVPVIAGAGSNSTKEAIELAQHAEKAGANAVLVVTPYYNKPTQEGMYQHFKAINDAIGIPIIIYNIPPRSVIDMSVDTMKRLWELKNIAGVKDATASMVRVSQQRAALGEDFNQLSGEDATIIGYMAHGGHGCISVTSNVAPRLCAEFHAAWQKGDAKAALAIHDKLMPLHNNLFIESNPAPIKYAMSLLGKFDETLRLPMVPVSEPTRAAVRSAMVHAGLIN
- the mscL gene encoding large conductance mechanosensitive channel protein MscL, translating into MLKEFREFAMKGNVVDLAVAVIIGAAFGAIVTSMVNDIIMPIIGAVTGGLDFSNYFVGLSKNVTQTNLADAKKQGAVLAYGSFFTLVMNFVIVAFVLFLVIRTMNQFKRKEEVKPAEPPKPSAEVELLTEIRDLLKKS
- the smpB gene encoding SsrA-binding protein SmpB, producing the protein MADKNERPIKVMAENRKARFNYAIEDTVEAGIALTGTEVKSIRNGKSTIAESYADSKDGEIWLINATIPEYLQGNRFNHEPKRPRKLLLHRRQINKLMGAVDREGMTLIPLKLYFNERGRAKVQLAVAKGKKLHDKRESEKKRDWSREKGRLMRARG
- a CDS encoding peroxiredoxin; amino-acid sequence: MNQRNLLEVDWSQIPAPADDGGAAHLTGLTLPAISLLATDDTSVTLSALSGRTVVFAYPRTGEPGKIALVDDWDLIPGARGCTPQTCAFRDLFAELKAAGASHVFGLSTQSNEYQTEMASRLHLPFPVLSDEKLALTRALNLPTMEVAGLTLIKRLALIIDDAKIAHVFYPVFPPDRNAGDVLDWLKANPAKG
- a CDS encoding uracil-DNA glycosylase; this encodes MTTSRSEAVRSSRQAPTLVPDRDCPVCPRLVAFREANRAREPLWHNAPVPPFGDITARLLIVGLAPGMQGANRTGRPFTGDYAGDLLYATLLEYGFAKGTYQARPDDGLKLVDCRIANAVHCVPPQNKPLPVEINTCRQFLAANLATMPKLRAIVALGRIAHDTVLKPLNLKASQAPFGHGAVHQAGAFKLYDSYHCSRYNTNTGVLTPDMFRSVFAKVKAELD
- a CDS encoding NYN domain-containing protein yields the protein MSPSPTNKIALFIDGANLYATAKTLGFDIDYKRLLKEFQSRGTLLRAFYYTAIIEDQEYSSIRPLIDWLDYNGYTVVTKATKEFIDASGRRKVKGNMDIELAVDAMELAEHIDQMVLFSGDGDFRSLVEAVQRRGVRVTVISTIASQPPMIADELRRQADVFTDLVELQSKLGRDPSERPAPRDREARHHAPQFLQRATTMAPRGDDDFEE
- the rpoZ gene encoding DNA-directed RNA polymerase subunit omega: MARVTVEDCIDKVDNRFDLVLLAAHRARMISSGSQLTVDRDNDKNPVVSLREIADETISPEDLREELVHSLQKFVEVDEPEPDTVPLIGSAGASVDADDTEVAVERMTEEELLKGLEGLAPPEEQPEEDE